Proteins encoded together in one Anopheles merus strain MAF unplaced genomic scaffold, AmerM5.1 LNR4000269, whole genome shotgun sequence window:
- the LOC121602024 gene encoding uncharacterized protein LOC121602024 produces the protein MPGPSHPVRDALPPEPPQRARSLPPWMDRNNEFGDMKFLVLEPLKGFKLPQNPWIISKSITNVVGELTESSHSMEFGQKYLIKTRNLAQYTKMQSITQLIDGTKVSITPHATLNTVQCVIFAPELKGLKDEEILLNMESQNVKQVRRFTRKVNDEIQPTNSFLIRVEAGKIPESLRVGLLQVRTKPYYPKPMLCYKCASFGHTKVRCSKGQVCGNCGTAAHGECSTHPACVNCKGEHSAFSRECPAFQFEEQVIKIKVDHNCTYKEARQMALQQHQQTSAVQQRITFAQQTTTVDEKDIKIKRLEEEQNELKKTILEQMKKMDTQSKLIEALLKKLKEPNVNLQNNKNNTTNEATTQIEENQSKTQSNNVCNSNNNIEATDNPETDNETNDQETMSTSDTESENSAASIISAQSRKRNHNLENVSSEEEELRNAVKNMASNEIAVISPIASPTLPSEQRSPTAKPSKKKHRH, from the coding sequence ATGCCGGGACCCTCGCATCCTGTACGGGATGCACTTCCGCCCGAGCCTCCCCAGAGAGCTCGATCATTACCACCATGGATGGACCGTAATAACGAGTTTGGGGACATGAAGTTCCTCGTTCTCGAGCCGTTGAAAGGCTTTAAGCTCCCGCAAAACCCATGGATCATTTCAAAGAGCATTACCAACGTGGTTGGAGAGCTTACCGAAAGCAGCCACTCGATGGAATTTGGGCAGAAATATCTCATCAAAACCCGAAACCTTGCGcagtacacaaaaatgcaaagcaTCACGCAACTCATCGACGGTACGAAAGTATCCATCACCCCTCACGCTACGTTGAACACAGTCCAGTGCGTAATATTCGCCCCGGAGCTGAAAGGACTGAAGGACGAAGAAATTCTGCTGAACATGGAAAGTCAAAACGTCAAGCAAGTCCGACGATTCACCCGAAAGGTGAATGACGAAATACAACCAACGAACTCTTTCCTGATACGCGTGGAAGCTGGAAAAATACCGGAATCCCTTCGCGTAGGGCTGTTGCAGGTGCGAACGAAACCATACTACCCAAAACCAATGCTGTGCTACAAATGCGCCAGCTTTGGGCACACAAAAGTACGCTGCTCAAAGGGACAGGTCTGTGGAAACTGCGGAACCGCAGCACACGGAGAATGTTCGACCCATCCCGCTTGCGTGAACTGCAAAGGCGAACACAGCGCGTTCTCTCGCGAATGCCCTGCGTTCCAATTTGAAGAACaagtcataaaaataaaagtcgACCACAACTGCACCTACAAGGAAGCTCGGCAAATGGCactccaacaacatcagcaaacAAGTGCTGTACAGCAGCGAATCACATTTGCGCAACAAACTACAACGGTGGATGAAAAAGACATCAAAATCAAGCGGCTCGAAGAAGAACAGAACGAACTGAAGAAAACGATCCTAGAACAGATGAAAAAAATGGATACCCAGAGCAAGCTCATCGAAGCTCTTCTGAAGAAACTGAAAGAACCAAATGTAAATTTAcagaataataagaataacacAACTAACGAAGCCACAACACAAATCGAAGAAAATCAAAGCAAGACCCAATCCAACAATGtctgcaacagcaacaacaatattgaagcaacGGATAACCCCGAAACCGACAACGAAACGAATGACCAGGAAACGATGTCTACATCCGACACAGAATCAGAAAATTCGGCCGCATCCATCATTTCAGCACAATCCCGCAAACGAAACCACAACCTGGAAAACGTTtcatcagaagaagaagaattaagaAATG